The genomic stretch CCGGGACGGGCAAAACCTTTGTCGTGCTCGATTGGGTGCTGCGCATGGCGGCGGGCGTGGAAACGTGGGCGGGGCTCCGGGTGCGGCCTGGCGGCGTGATATACCTTGCCGGAGAAGGTCATTATGGGCTCAAGGCCCGCATTGCTGGCTGGAAACAGTATCACAAAGTCGAGCATCTTAACGCCTGGGTCTCCGGCGGCGCCTGCGACCTCAACACCCCGGAGGGGCTTGCGAAGACGATATCCGAGATTCGCGCGCTTGAGGCGGAAAACGTCGCGGTAATCGTCGTGGACACCCTGCACCGCTTTTTGATCGGCGACGAAAACAAAGCGACAGACACGAAAACGATGCTTGACGCCTGCAGCGCCCTATCTCATACCTTTGACTGTTCGGTGATTCTTGTGCATCACACGGGGGTAAACCAGGAGGCGAAAGGCCGGGCGCGCGGAAGCTCGGCATGGCGCGGCGCGCTGGACAATCAGATACTCGTGACGAGCTCCGGCGACAACATCAAGCTGGAACAGGTTAAGCAAAAGGACAGCGAGCTTGCGGACTCAATATATTTGGAGCGCATCCCAGCCCACCTGCCAGGCTGGTTCGACGAGGACGGCGAGCCGGTATCAACGATCGTGCTCGAGCCGGACGAACACGGGGGCGAAAAAGAGATAAAAGCATTGTCAAAAAACTCCCAACGAGCCTTACAGGCATATCGCGAGGCGGCCGAAAAAGTTGGACTTCTAGATGAGCATGGCGAATTTGCAGGCGTCCAATTAGAAGAATGGCGGAAAACCTTCTATAAAAACCACAAAGGAAAATCTCAAAGGCAAGATTTTAACAAAGCAATAAAAGATTTGACAGAAAAGGGGGATTTAATAAAAACAAACGATATATTCCAAATGTCAGAGGATTATGAACTTGAAAAGGTACATATTAAAAAAAAGTTGCAAAATATTGCGTCGCAACCGTCGCAACAATAATAAACATTAAAATATACTGTGATACCAACAACTTTTTGATAGCGTCGCAAAAAAATAACGACGGTCACGACGGTAAAAACGACGATTGACCCATTTTTAACAAGCGTCGCTACCGTCGCGCTACTCTTTAGAGTAGCGACGGTGCGACGCAAAAGGGCGACGGTTTGAAAGTTCAAAAAAAAGGAGACTACAAAAATGAATAGCGATGATGCTTTTGAAAGAATATGTCCAATATTTTTAGCGGCAATAACAATCGCAAAAATGTGTGATACAAAAAATATGCAAATAAAAGATTCGATACGGGATGAAGACTCAAACTTTAAGCAGGGAATATTTTCATTAATTCAACTAGAGACAGGTAAAAATGGCGATAGAGTCGTCTCTCACGATCCTACTTGTCAGGCTGGATGCTGTGCGATGTGGCAATGGGATGATAAAAAAAACGACGAAGGTCATTGCGGGCTCACGCATGGAAGTAATAAATAACTGTCGATGCGGCAATGAATTAGTCTCTGTAATAGAAACGGTCGAATGCACGCAAATCTATTGCACAAAATGCGGTCACTCTACAAAGCGCCGTGATAGAGCCTGCGCCGTGAAAGTCTGGAATGCACGATATGAAAGGAAGAGGACATGATGAAACGTTACGACGTAACAGATAAGCAGCTTGAAGCATTGAAAAAATTGATTGAACAGTACGAAGAATTGTCAGATTATTTTAATGTGGAAACGCTAGCTGAAGATGAATTAGCGAGCATTGAAAAAGATCTTGCAGAGCTTAATCGTGATATGAAATTTCTTGTTGAAGATATAGAATCACAGGAGATTGAGCAAATATCAACACGTCAAAAATATTTTTCAAATTTTGCATAGGAGTTGAATAACATTGCCTAAGAAAGTGAGCATGGTCCCTAAAAAAGTATCGCAAATAGAGGACGTCCTTTGTTTGTTTGCTGATTATTGTCCTACGGGGCTGGCTTGCTTTTTTGGAGATGAAGAATTTCCTGACACGGAAGAGCTGGCGGCAATGGCATTGGCGAGGTATGCGCCGGCGGAAGACGTCGGCCCGGTTGATGGCGGCAAGGGCACGCCGCAACAGCAGATTATTATTGAAGCCAGTGAAAATATCAAGAATGTGGTCGCGGCCGCAGGCGGACTTGAAACTGTGCAAAAAGTGTTCATGCTTTTCGAGGCAGAGATGCTGGAGAACGCGAAGCTGCTCCGAGAGATGAATTATATCGGGCGCAGCTTCCGTTATCCGTCGGTCGAAGTGTTCGCTTATAAACACCATCTCACAGAGAAACAATTCTACCGCAAACGTAAAAAAGCGTTGAAAGAAATAGCATGGGAGATTTACAGGCGATGGAGGTTGTCCGAAAAAGTGTCCGAAATTATGTCCTAAAAAACGTCCGAAAAAGTGTCCGAAAAAACGTCCGAAATAATGGCATAGATTTTATCGAAAAAGGGCGATATTATATCAGCATCAAGTTCGCGCGTCCGCAGGGGAAACCTTGCGGATGTTTATTGTTGGGAGTGGTGACAGTATGGCACGGC from Cloacibacillus sp. encodes the following:
- a CDS encoding AAA family ATPase, giving the protein GTGKTFVVLDWVLRMAAGVETWAGLRVRPGGVIYLAGEGHYGLKARIAGWKQYHKVEHLNAWVSGGACDLNTPEGLAKTISEIRALEAENVAVIVVDTLHRFLIGDENKATDTKTMLDACSALSHTFDCSVILVHHTGVNQEAKGRARGSSAWRGALDNQILVTSSGDNIKLEQVKQKDSELADSIYLERIPAHLPGWFDEDGEPVSTIVLEPDEHGGEKEIKALSKNSQRALQAYREAAEKVGLLDEHGEFAGVQLEEWRKTFYKNHKGKSQRQDFNKAIKDLTEKGDLIKTNDIFQMSEDYELEKVHIKKKLQNIASQPSQQ